One stretch of Bactrocera tryoni isolate S06 unplaced genomic scaffold, CSIRO_BtryS06_freeze2 scaffold_7, whole genome shotgun sequence DNA includes these proteins:
- the LOC120781855 gene encoding piggyBac transposable element-derived protein 2-like, producing the protein MFRKGRGLFELKENEVQQILLADNSDEEDNLLLDEDQRLLTQDDDQGIVDVEIDGTITEHTDSTRPEPSTSAPVNEAQHQPVFKWNSRTYAPNVFRDVEYDFGKVQICQEAENGLLTPFDIFCSATNFYNLVQYIVPESIQYAHQNGREFTIDLEEMKAFLGMNVVMGYHILPSLRDYWSTEPDMAVQFISNVMPRARFEDIRRNLHFCNNEA; encoded by the coding sequence ATGTTTCGCAAAGGACGCGGCCTTTTCGAACTTAAAGAAAATGAAGTGCAACAGATTTTGTTGGCTGATAACAGTGACGAAGAGGACAATTTACTGCTTGACGAAGATCAAAGGCTTTTGACTCAGGATGATGATCAAGGGATTGTGGACGTGGAAATTGACGGTACGATAACTGAACATACTGACTCAACAAGACCTGAGCCTTCCACATCAGCACCTGTAAACGAAGCACAGCATCAACCCGTCTTCAAGTGGAATTCGAGAACATACGCACCAAATGTTTTTCGTGATGTGGAATACGACTTCGGGAAAGTGCAAATCTGTCAAGAAGCTGAAAATGGACTATTGACTCCCTTTGATATATTTTGTTCAGcgacaaatttttataatttagtgCAATATATAGTACCGGAGTCAATACAATATGCTCATCAAAATGGACGGGAGTTTACTATTGATCTCGAAGAAATGAAAGCATTTCTTGGGATGAATGTAGTCATGGGCTACCATATCTTGCCATCATTGAGGGACTACTGGTCTACAGAACCAGACATGGCAGTACAATTCATATCGAATGTTATGCCAAGGGCTCGATTTGAAGACATTCGCCGGAACCTACATTTCTGTAACAACGAAGCG